From Ictidomys tridecemlineatus isolate mIctTri1 chromosome 2, mIctTri1.hap1, whole genome shotgun sequence, the proteins below share one genomic window:
- the Fcho1 gene encoding F-BAR domain only protein 1 isoform X2 has product MSYFGEHFWGEKNHGFEVLYHSVKQGPVSTKELADFIRERATIEETYSKAMAKLSKLASNGTPMGTFAPLWEVFRVSSDKLALCHLELTRKLQDLIKDVLRYGEEQLKAHKRCKEETLGTLDAVQVLSGVSQLLPKSRENYLSRCMDQERLRRENTSQKEMDKAETKTKKAAESLRRAVEKYNSARADFEHKMLDSALRFQAMEETHLRHMKALLGSYAHSVEDTHVQIGQVHEEFKQNIENVTVEMLLRKFAESKGTGQEKPGPLDFESYSAAALQEAMKRLRGSKAFRLPGLSRREREPRAAIDFLEPDSGMCPEVDEEGFTVRPDVTQNSTAEPSRFSSSDSDFDDEEPRKFHVHIKPVPARAPSCNPEAAAAQLRATAGSLILPPGPGGTMKRHSSRDAAGKPQRPRSAPRTSSCAEKLPLDEQVSKNLFGPPLESAFDHEDFTGSSSLGFTSSPSPFSSSSPENVEDSGLDSPSHAAPGPSPDSWVPRPGTPQSPPTCRAQPPEPRGTRPPPPPDSPQRLAPSPGPWGLEAGGDLVPPPADGTSREGLAAPPRRPRSRKVSCPLTRSNGDLSRPLSPSPLGSSAPSITSERPGFSSQTGHGVSRGPSPVVLGSQDALPVATAFTEYVHAYFRGHSPSCLARVTGELTMTFPAGIMRVFNGTPPPPVLSFRLVHTAPIEHFQPSADLLFSDPSQSDPDTKDFWLNMAALTEALQRQAEQNPTASYYNVVLLRYQFSRPGPQSLPLQLSVHWQCAASLTQVSVEYSYRAGATAVSTPLTNVQILLPVGEPVTNVRLQPAATWSLEEKRFMWKLPDVSEAAGAGHLSASWEPVSGPSTPSPVAAQFTSEGATLSGVDLELVGNGYRMSLVKRRFATGMYLVSC; this is encoded by the exons ATGTCGTACTTTGGGGAACATTTTTGG GGTGAGAAAAATCATGGCTTTGAGGTGCTGTACCACAGCGTGAAGCAGGGGCCCGTCTCCACCAAGGAGCTGGCTGACTTCATCCGGGAGAG AGCCACCATCGAGGAGACATACTCAAAGGCAATGGCGAAACTCTCCAAGCTGGCCAGCAACGGGACCCCCATGGG GACCTTCGCCCCGCTCTGGGAGGTCTTCCGAGTCTCCTCCGACAAGCTGGCGCTGTGTCACCTGGAGCTGACGCGGAAGCTGCAGGACCTCATCAAGGACGTGCTGCGCTACGGGGAGGAGCAGCTCAAGGCCCACAAGAGG TGCAAGGAGGAAACGCTGGGCACCCTGGACGCAGTGCAGGTGCTCTCGGGCGTCAGCCAGCTGCTGCCCAAGTCTCGCGAGAACTACCTGAGCCGCTGCATGGACCAGGAGCGCCTGCGCAGAGAGAACACCAGCCAGAAAGAGATGGACAAG GCAGAAACCAAAACCAAGAAGGCGGCAGAGAGCCTGCGGCGCGCGGTGGAGAAGTACAACTCGGCCCGGGCCGACTTCGAGCACAAGATGCTGGACTCGGCGCTG cgcTTCCAAGCCATGGAGGAGACCCACCTGCGACACATGAAGGCGCTGCTGGGCTCCTACGCACACTCGGTGGAGGACACTCACGTGCAGATTGGGCAG gtGCACGAGGAATTTAAGCAGAACATAGAGAACGTCACCGTGGAGATGCTGCTCAGGAAGTTTGCTGAGAGCAAGGGCACGGGCCAGGAGAAGCCAG GACCTCTGGACTTTGAGAGCTACAGTGCGGCCGCGCTGCAGGAAG CAATGAAACGCCTGCGGGGATCCAAGGCCTTCCGCCTTCCAGGACTAAGCCGGCGGGAGCGGGAGCCTCGAGCCGCCAT aGATTTCCTGGAACCCGACTCAGGG ATGTGTCCAGAGGTGGATGAAGAAGGTTTCACCGTCCGACCTGACGTGACCCAGAAC AGCACGGCCGAGCCTTCTCGCTTCTCCTCTAGTGACTCTGACTTTGACGACGAGGAGCCTCGGAAGTTCCACGTGCACATCAAGCCCGTGCCAGCTCGGGCTCCATCCTGTAACCCCGAGGCTGCGGCGGCACAGCTCAGGGCCACAGCGGGCAGCCTCATCCTACCTCCAGGCCCAGGG GGCACCATGAAACGCCATTCTTCAC GGGACGCTGCTGGGAAACCACAGAGGCCTCGGTCTGCCCCAAGGACCAGCAG CTGTGCAGAAAAGCTGCCCTTGGACGAGCAGGTATCCAAGAATCTCTTTGGGCCACCCCTGGAGTCAGCCTTTGACCATGAAGATTTTACAG GCTCCAGCAGCCTCGGGTTcacctccagcccctcccctttctcctcctcgtCACCTGAAAACGTGGAAGACTCTGGCCTCGACTCTCCTTCCCATGCAGCACCCGGCCCCTCCCCGGATTCCTGGGTCCCCCGCCCGGGCACCCCGCAGAGCCCGCCCACCTGTAGGGCACAGCCCCCTGAACCCAGGGGAACACGGCCCCCACCGCCACCCGACTCTCCGCAGCGCCTGGCACCATCGCCAGGCCCTTGGGGACTGGAGGCCGGAGGAG ACCTGGTGCCCCCACCCGCCGATGGCACCTCTAGGGAGGGCCTCGCTGCCCCACCCCGGAGGCCACGCTCCAGAAAGGTGTCTTGCCCGCTCACCCGCAGCAACGGTGACCTG TCTCGGCCCCTGAGCCCCTCCCCCCTGGGCTCCTCCGCCCCCAGCATCACCTCGGAGCGGCCGGGCTTCTCCTCCCAGACGGGACACG gaGTCTCCCGGGGCCCAAGCCCTGTGGTCCTCGGCTCCCAGGATGCCCTGCCTGTGGCCACAGCCTTCACGGAGTACGTCCACGCCTACTTCCGAGGCCACAGCCCCAG CTGCCTGGCTCGAGTCACCGGGGAGCTGACCATGACCTTTCCTGCTGGTATCATGCGAGTGTTCAACGGGACCCCGCCCCCACCCGTCCTCAGCTTCAGGCTCGTGCACACGGCCCCCATCGAGCACTTCCAGCCCAGTGCTGACCTGCTCTTCAG TGACCCCTCCCAGAGCGACCCGGACACCAAAGACTTCTGGCTCAATATGGCAGCTCTGACCGAGGCCCTGCAGCGCCAGGCGGAGCAGAACCCCACGGCTTCCTACTACAACGTGGTGCTGCTGCGATACCAG TTCTCCCGCCCCGGCCCCCAGTCCCTGCCTCTGCAGCTGAGCGTCCACTGGCAGTGCGCGGCCTCGCTCACCCAGGTCTCGGTGGAGTACAGCTACCGCGCTGGGGCCACGGCCGTGTCCACGCCGCTCACCAACGTCCAGATCCTGCTGCCCGTGGGGGAGCCTGTGACCAATGTCCGCCTACAGCCTGCTGCCACCTG GAGCCTGGAGGAGAAGCGGTTCATGTGGAAGCTTCCAGATGTGTCTGAGGCAGCAG GCGCTGGCCACCTCTCTGCCAGCTGGGAGCCCGTGTCTGGGCCCAGCACGCCCAGCCCTGTGGCCGCACAGTTCACCAGCGAGGGGGCCACTCTGTCGGGCGTGGACCTGGAGCTGGTGGGCAACGGCTACCGCATGTCGCTGGTGAAGAGGAGGTTCGCCACAG GGATGTACCTGGTGAGCTGCTGA
- the Fcho1 gene encoding F-BAR domain only protein 1 isoform X1, whose product MGRSLGSTGIQRFLKETHTQDSPPRTLGCQPTLRKADTAGRLPALGTRPVVGSESGPDAGLGDSAWSSLTRGSPGGSEPCGGCLPSPHYAPGGPLPSAVPAPLTKTRVSWVLSLSEEELRPREAKSPTLRHSVHGEKNHGFEVLYHSVKQGPVSTKELADFIRERATIEETYSKAMAKLSKLASNGTPMGTFAPLWEVFRVSSDKLALCHLELTRKLQDLIKDVLRYGEEQLKAHKRCKEETLGTLDAVQVLSGVSQLLPKSRENYLSRCMDQERLRRENTSQKEMDKAETKTKKAAESLRRAVEKYNSARADFEHKMLDSALRFQAMEETHLRHMKALLGSYAHSVEDTHVQIGQVHEEFKQNIENVTVEMLLRKFAESKGTGQEKPGPLDFESYSAAALQEAMKRLRGSKAFRLPGLSRREREPRAAIDFLEPDSGMCPEVDEEGFTVRPDVTQNSTAEPSRFSSSDSDFDDEEPRKFHVHIKPVPARAPSCNPEAAAAQLRATAGSLILPPGPGGTMKRHSSRDAAGKPQRPRSAPRTSSCAEKLPLDEQVSKNLFGPPLESAFDHEDFTGSSSLGFTSSPSPFSSSSPENVEDSGLDSPSHAAPGPSPDSWVPRPGTPQSPPTCRAQPPEPRGTRPPPPPDSPQRLAPSPGPWGLEAGGDLVPPPADGTSREGLAAPPRRPRSRKVSCPLTRSNGDLSRPLSPSPLGSSAPSITSERPGFSSQTGHGVSRGPSPVVLGSQDALPVATAFTEYVHAYFRGHSPSCLARVTGELTMTFPAGIMRVFNGTPPPPVLSFRLVHTAPIEHFQPSADLLFSDPSQSDPDTKDFWLNMAALTEALQRQAEQNPTASYYNVVLLRYQFSRPGPQSLPLQLSVHWQCAASLTQVSVEYSYRAGATAVSTPLTNVQILLPVGEPVTNVRLQPAATWSLEEKRFMWKLPDVSEAAGAGHLSASWEPVSGPSTPSPVAAQFTSEGATLSGVDLELVGNGYRMSLVKRRFATGMYLVSC is encoded by the exons ATGGGAAGGTCCTTGGGCAGTACTGGGATCCAGAGGTTCTTGAAGGAGACACACACCCAAGACAGCCCCCCTAGGACCCTCGGCTGCCAGCCCACTCTGAGGAAGGCAGACACGGCTGGGCGTTTGCCAGCCCTGGGAACCAGGCCAGTGGTTGGCTCCGAGTCAGGCCCAGATGCTGGCCTGGGTGACAGTGCCTGGAGCAGCCTCACCCGAGGATCCCCGGGGGGCAGTGAGCCCTGCGGCGGCTGTTTGCCAAGCCCTCACTATGCCCCAGGAGGCCCCTTGCCCAGCGCTGTGCCAGCCCCCCTCACCAAGACCCGGGTGAGCTGGGTGCTGTCACTGTCGGAGGaggaactgagacccagagaggcgAAGTCACCAACTCTACGACACTCAGTGCAT GGTGAGAAAAATCATGGCTTTGAGGTGCTGTACCACAGCGTGAAGCAGGGGCCCGTCTCCACCAAGGAGCTGGCTGACTTCATCCGGGAGAG AGCCACCATCGAGGAGACATACTCAAAGGCAATGGCGAAACTCTCCAAGCTGGCCAGCAACGGGACCCCCATGGG GACCTTCGCCCCGCTCTGGGAGGTCTTCCGAGTCTCCTCCGACAAGCTGGCGCTGTGTCACCTGGAGCTGACGCGGAAGCTGCAGGACCTCATCAAGGACGTGCTGCGCTACGGGGAGGAGCAGCTCAAGGCCCACAAGAGG TGCAAGGAGGAAACGCTGGGCACCCTGGACGCAGTGCAGGTGCTCTCGGGCGTCAGCCAGCTGCTGCCCAAGTCTCGCGAGAACTACCTGAGCCGCTGCATGGACCAGGAGCGCCTGCGCAGAGAGAACACCAGCCAGAAAGAGATGGACAAG GCAGAAACCAAAACCAAGAAGGCGGCAGAGAGCCTGCGGCGCGCGGTGGAGAAGTACAACTCGGCCCGGGCCGACTTCGAGCACAAGATGCTGGACTCGGCGCTG cgcTTCCAAGCCATGGAGGAGACCCACCTGCGACACATGAAGGCGCTGCTGGGCTCCTACGCACACTCGGTGGAGGACACTCACGTGCAGATTGGGCAG gtGCACGAGGAATTTAAGCAGAACATAGAGAACGTCACCGTGGAGATGCTGCTCAGGAAGTTTGCTGAGAGCAAGGGCACGGGCCAGGAGAAGCCAG GACCTCTGGACTTTGAGAGCTACAGTGCGGCCGCGCTGCAGGAAG CAATGAAACGCCTGCGGGGATCCAAGGCCTTCCGCCTTCCAGGACTAAGCCGGCGGGAGCGGGAGCCTCGAGCCGCCAT aGATTTCCTGGAACCCGACTCAGGG ATGTGTCCAGAGGTGGATGAAGAAGGTTTCACCGTCCGACCTGACGTGACCCAGAAC AGCACGGCCGAGCCTTCTCGCTTCTCCTCTAGTGACTCTGACTTTGACGACGAGGAGCCTCGGAAGTTCCACGTGCACATCAAGCCCGTGCCAGCTCGGGCTCCATCCTGTAACCCCGAGGCTGCGGCGGCACAGCTCAGGGCCACAGCGGGCAGCCTCATCCTACCTCCAGGCCCAGGG GGCACCATGAAACGCCATTCTTCAC GGGACGCTGCTGGGAAACCACAGAGGCCTCGGTCTGCCCCAAGGACCAGCAG CTGTGCAGAAAAGCTGCCCTTGGACGAGCAGGTATCCAAGAATCTCTTTGGGCCACCCCTGGAGTCAGCCTTTGACCATGAAGATTTTACAG GCTCCAGCAGCCTCGGGTTcacctccagcccctcccctttctcctcctcgtCACCTGAAAACGTGGAAGACTCTGGCCTCGACTCTCCTTCCCATGCAGCACCCGGCCCCTCCCCGGATTCCTGGGTCCCCCGCCCGGGCACCCCGCAGAGCCCGCCCACCTGTAGGGCACAGCCCCCTGAACCCAGGGGAACACGGCCCCCACCGCCACCCGACTCTCCGCAGCGCCTGGCACCATCGCCAGGCCCTTGGGGACTGGAGGCCGGAGGAG ACCTGGTGCCCCCACCCGCCGATGGCACCTCTAGGGAGGGCCTCGCTGCCCCACCCCGGAGGCCACGCTCCAGAAAGGTGTCTTGCCCGCTCACCCGCAGCAACGGTGACCTG TCTCGGCCCCTGAGCCCCTCCCCCCTGGGCTCCTCCGCCCCCAGCATCACCTCGGAGCGGCCGGGCTTCTCCTCCCAGACGGGACACG gaGTCTCCCGGGGCCCAAGCCCTGTGGTCCTCGGCTCCCAGGATGCCCTGCCTGTGGCCACAGCCTTCACGGAGTACGTCCACGCCTACTTCCGAGGCCACAGCCCCAG CTGCCTGGCTCGAGTCACCGGGGAGCTGACCATGACCTTTCCTGCTGGTATCATGCGAGTGTTCAACGGGACCCCGCCCCCACCCGTCCTCAGCTTCAGGCTCGTGCACACGGCCCCCATCGAGCACTTCCAGCCCAGTGCTGACCTGCTCTTCAG TGACCCCTCCCAGAGCGACCCGGACACCAAAGACTTCTGGCTCAATATGGCAGCTCTGACCGAGGCCCTGCAGCGCCAGGCGGAGCAGAACCCCACGGCTTCCTACTACAACGTGGTGCTGCTGCGATACCAG TTCTCCCGCCCCGGCCCCCAGTCCCTGCCTCTGCAGCTGAGCGTCCACTGGCAGTGCGCGGCCTCGCTCACCCAGGTCTCGGTGGAGTACAGCTACCGCGCTGGGGCCACGGCCGTGTCCACGCCGCTCACCAACGTCCAGATCCTGCTGCCCGTGGGGGAGCCTGTGACCAATGTCCGCCTACAGCCTGCTGCCACCTG GAGCCTGGAGGAGAAGCGGTTCATGTGGAAGCTTCCAGATGTGTCTGAGGCAGCAG GCGCTGGCCACCTCTCTGCCAGCTGGGAGCCCGTGTCTGGGCCCAGCACGCCCAGCCCTGTGGCCGCACAGTTCACCAGCGAGGGGGCCACTCTGTCGGGCGTGGACCTGGAGCTGGTGGGCAACGGCTACCGCATGTCGCTGGTGAAGAGGAGGTTCGCCACAG GGATGTACCTGGTGAGCTGCTGA